One window from the genome of Desulfovibrio psychrotolerans encodes:
- a CDS encoding AsmA family protein: protein MGRIFKIIGITVAAGLLLLVAGIVALVTLVDPNNYKSRIAEVVQQHTGRTVEFTGDISLSFFPWLGLEVEGMRIGNPESFGGGDFVSLKGAGVHLKLMPLLKREVEVSTITVNGLALNLVRNADGSANWNFAPATVQAPPAEGTPPSAPMDGDGFADSSKAAPLAALLVESVSVTDASVRYTDHTAKTEYSARNLSFTTSAISPGKPVDIALKTDFSSTAPALEANLDLGLTLHIAHDFTRAGVQNMRLALDAKGDTLPGGALSLRQQGNVDCDLMTQICAISDFSLSAYETSVNTSGSLNLAEGPAYTGQMSIAGALRKTMAALGTQVETADPKALENLSVAFGLATSPASIELSGIKGRLDDTDFSGDLRIRQFARPDIKAALNVSALNLNRYLPPEPAAGKTPPPAPAPAPKESQPAQQGIPPETRQALRSLLLDASLAVGSLTVQKVTLTDITVKATAKDGLIRVNPLSASLFDGRVDADMTADLRSATTRSALSYAVKNVQLDPLTTTLAGERRASGTAAAASSLTAEGETWPAIRSTLNGNGSFAVTDGAIYGFQIIPEGARSHLAGTNADRVDEATRRQTFERLSASYVARAGRITNNDLALVSPNLNGEGAGIVDLPRDKIDYKATIRVTGLPPLPVTVTGTLANPRYGFDASAFLQNTLKGVQNLLPIPGLSGGGNGSQDSGTQQANPLEQLGKGLQQMFKK from the coding sequence ATGGGAAGAATTTTCAAGATCATCGGCATTACCGTGGCTGCGGGGCTGTTACTGCTTGTGGCAGGTATCGTGGCGTTGGTCACCCTTGTCGATCCTAACAACTACAAGTCCCGCATTGCCGAGGTAGTGCAGCAGCACACGGGCAGAACAGTGGAGTTCACGGGAGATATCAGCCTTTCCTTCTTCCCGTGGCTGGGGCTGGAAGTGGAAGGCATGCGCATCGGCAATCCCGAATCTTTTGGCGGAGGTGATTTTGTCAGCCTGAAAGGAGCCGGGGTGCACCTTAAGCTTATGCCTCTGCTCAAACGGGAGGTGGAAGTTTCCACCATCACCGTGAACGGCCTTGCGCTTAATCTGGTTCGCAACGCGGACGGGAGCGCGAACTGGAATTTTGCCCCCGCCACCGTCCAAGCCCCCCCTGCGGAAGGCACCCCACCCTCTGCCCCGATGGACGGCGACGGATTTGCGGACTCCAGCAAAGCGGCTCCCCTTGCCGCCCTGCTGGTGGAGTCGGTTTCCGTAACCGATGCATCCGTCCGCTACACAGACCACACGGCAAAAACAGAATACTCGGCGCGCAACCTCTCGTTTACCACGTCCGCCATCTCTCCCGGCAAGCCCGTGGACATTGCGCTGAAAACAGACTTTTCCTCCACTGCCCCCGCGCTGGAGGCCAACCTTGATCTGGGGCTGACCCTGCACATTGCCCACGACTTCACCCGTGCGGGCGTGCAGAATATGCGCCTTGCGCTGGATGCCAAAGGTGATACGCTTCCGGGCGGCGCGCTCTCCCTGCGCCAGCAAGGCAACGTAGATTGCGACCTGATGACGCAGATATGCGCCATTTCGGATTTTTCACTCTCTGCCTATGAAACGTCTGTAAACACCTCCGGCAGCCTGAACCTGGCGGAAGGCCCCGCCTACACCGGGCAGATGTCCATTGCCGGAGCGTTGCGCAAAACCATGGCCGCCCTCGGCACGCAGGTGGAGACAGCGGACCCCAAGGCGCTGGAGAACCTTTCCGTGGCCTTCGGCCTGGCAACGTCTCCGGCGAGCATAGAGCTTTCCGGCATCAAGGGCAGGCTGGATGATACGGACTTCTCCGGCGACCTGCGCATCCGCCAGTTTGCGCGTCCGGATATTAAGGCAGCCCTGAATGTTTCCGCACTGAATCTCAACCGCTACCTGCCGCCGGAACCCGCCGCAGGCAAGACGCCTCCCCCGGCACCCGCCCCCGCTCCCAAGGAATCGCAGCCTGCCCAGCAGGGTATTCCGCCGGAAACACGGCAGGCCCTGCGCAGCCTGTTGCTGGACGCCTCCCTTGCCGTTGGCTCGCTGACGGTGCAAAAGGTCACGCTTACGGATATTACCGTCAAAGCCACAGCAAAGGACGGGCTTATCCGTGTGAATCCCCTTTCCGCCAGTCTGTTTGATGGCCGGGTTGATGCGGACATGACAGCCGACCTGCGCAGCGCCACCACCCGTTCCGCACTGTCCTATGCCGTAAAGAATGTGCAACTGGACCCGCTCACCACCACCCTTGCGGGAGAACGCCGCGCATCGGGCACCGCTGCGGCTGCGTCCAGCCTGACGGCGGAAGGGGAAACATGGCCTGCCATCCGCTCCACCCTGAACGGCAACGGCTCATTCGCCGTGACGGACGGGGCTATCTACGGCTTCCAGATCATCCCGGAGGGAGCCAGGTCGCACCTTGCGGGCACAAATGCAGACAGGGTGGACGAAGCCACACGAAGACAGACCTTTGAACGGCTTTCGGCCAGCTATGTCGCACGCGCAGGGCGCATCACCAACAACGACCTTGCACTGGTTTCGCCCAATCTGAATGGAGAAGGTGCAGGCATTGTGGACCTGCCGCGAGACAAGATTGACTACAAAGCCACCATCCGCGTCACAGGTCTGCCGCCTCTGCCCGTAACCGTTACCGGCACGCTGGCCAACCCGCGTTATGGCTTCGATGCAAGCGCGTTTTTGCAAAACACGTTGAAGGGCGTACAGAACCTGCTGCCCATTCCCGGTCTCTCCGGCGGAGGAAACGGCTCGCAGGACTCCGGAACACAGCAGGCGAACCCGCTGGAACAGCTGGGCAAGGGATTGCAGCAGATGTTCAAAAAGTAG
- a CDS encoding cobyric acid synthase, with product MLQGTSSNAGKSVLTAALCRILLQDGFSVAPFKAQNMALNSFVTPDGREIGRAQAVQAAACRLEPDARMNPVLLKPNSDTGSQVIVMGHPVGNMRVKEYTAYKAQAFSTVCTAYDSLAAEHDILVLEGAGSPAEINLKAHDIVNMRMAQYARAKVLLVADIDRGGVFASLVGTMELLDGWERDLVAGFVLNRFRGDASLLDPALAYTTRRTGKPFLGVVPEITALGLPEEDSVSFREGLGGRTLRRDALRIEAGTAGIAGVVDIALVDLPHIANFTDVDALAGEPDVSLRVVRHPGELGQPDCVILPGSKNTLGDLAWLRTSGLADALLACADARTGSSDKLGGPEIVGICGGLQMLGQRVEDPHSVESDRAAGLVCSSGAGLGLLAVHTVMGADKVLARVTATHTEFGLPLRGYEIHHGQTRVTDSSETRACVVADDGPPIGYTNDRGVWGTYLHGLFDADAFRRAFIDRLRVRRGLPPVGRVVAPYGLEPALDRLADAVRAALDMEAVYRLLGIAPR from the coding sequence ATGTTGCAGGGCACAAGTTCCAATGCCGGAAAAAGTGTGCTTACCGCCGCCCTGTGCCGCATTCTGCTGCAGGACGGATTTTCCGTCGCGCCGTTCAAGGCTCAGAACATGGCCCTGAACTCCTTTGTCACCCCGGACGGGCGTGAGATAGGCCGTGCGCAGGCGGTGCAGGCGGCTGCGTGCAGGCTGGAACCGGACGCACGCATGAACCCGGTGCTGCTTAAACCCAACTCCGACACGGGCTCGCAGGTTATTGTCATGGGGCACCCCGTGGGCAACATGCGGGTGAAGGAATACACTGCCTATAAAGCGCAGGCCTTCAGCACCGTGTGCACCGCCTACGACTCCCTTGCCGCAGAGCATGACATACTGGTGCTGGAAGGGGCGGGCAGTCCGGCAGAGATAAACCTGAAGGCCCATGACATTGTGAACATGCGCATGGCGCAGTATGCGCGGGCCAAGGTGCTGCTGGTGGCCGATATCGACCGCGGGGGCGTATTCGCCTCGCTGGTGGGCACCATGGAATTGCTGGACGGGTGGGAGCGCGACCTTGTGGCCGGATTTGTGCTGAACCGCTTCCGGGGGGACGCCTCGCTGCTCGACCCCGCTCTTGCATACACCACGCGCAGAACGGGCAAACCGTTTCTGGGCGTGGTGCCGGAAATTACCGCTCTGGGGCTGCCGGAAGAGGATTCCGTCTCATTCCGCGAAGGGCTGGGCGGGCGCACGCTGCGACGGGATGCCCTGCGTATTGAAGCGGGCACCGCAGGCATTGCCGGAGTTGTGGATATCGCCCTTGTAGACCTGCCGCACATAGCCAACTTCACCGATGTGGATGCGCTGGCGGGGGAGCCGGATGTTTCCCTGCGAGTGGTGCGGCATCCCGGCGAACTGGGGCAGCCGGACTGTGTTATCCTGCCCGGTTCCAAGAACACTCTGGGCGATCTGGCATGGCTGCGCACCAGCGGACTGGCCGATGCCCTGCTGGCATGCGCAGACGCACGGACCGGCAGCAGCGACAAACTGGGCGGCCCTGAAATTGTGGGCATATGCGGCGGGTTGCAGATGCTGGGGCAGCGGGTGGAAGACCCGCACAGCGTGGAGTCTGACCGGGCTGCCGGGCTGGTCTGTTCTTCCGGCGCAGGGTTGGGCCTGCTGGCCGTGCACACCGTGATGGGCGCGGACAAGGTGCTGGCGCGGGTTACGGCCACGCATACGGAATTTGGCCTGCCGTTGCGCGGGTATGAGATTCATCACGGGCAGACACGTGTGACGGATTCTTCAGAAACGCGGGCATGCGTTGTGGCGGATGACGGCCCGCCCATAGGCTACACCAACGACCGCGGGGTGTGGGGAACCTATCTGCACGGGCTGTTCGATGCGGATGCATTCCGCCGCGCGTTCATTGACAGGTTGCGGGTGCGTCGCGGGCTGCCGCCCGTGGGCAGGGTGGTGGCACCCTACGGGCTGGAACCTGCTCTGGACAGGCTGGCAGATGCCGTTCGCGCAGCGCTGGACATGGAGGCCGTGTACCGGCTGCTGGGGATTGCGCCGCGCTGA
- a CDS encoding PilZ domain-containing protein: protein MIQILVIARDNNAGNAYLTILERNGMTGVLASETPAVLHALRTLPLQGLVVNMPTYLRLQGRGKHVISEALSCYPVLRCRADNETGVITVFDQGHESPETAFAGFAPTCAKTTPRSIRRSERIWATCSILLARESSFAPAVTERTITMNASEQGAFCFSVAHWQNDDTAWIQFLDLADKTPIVGKVIHAQRWGKGCRMPGCGVEFTSMTDAQREQLAAVLAGAHSFIGKSYV from the coding sequence ATGATTCAGATACTTGTCATCGCACGCGATAACAACGCCGGCAACGCCTACCTGACCATTCTGGAAAGGAACGGCATGACCGGCGTGCTGGCTTCGGAAACGCCGGCAGTGCTTCATGCGCTGCGCACCCTGCCGCTTCAGGGACTGGTCGTGAACATGCCTACCTACCTGCGCCTGCAGGGGCGAGGCAAGCATGTGATCAGCGAAGCCCTTTCCTGCTATCCGGTGCTCCGCTGCCGGGCAGACAACGAGACAGGCGTCATCACCGTCTTCGACCAGGGACACGAATCGCCGGAAACAGCCTTTGCCGGTTTTGCCCCCACATGCGCCAAGACAACGCCGCGCAGCATACGCCGCTCGGAACGCATATGGGCCACATGCAGCATTCTTCTGGCCCGCGAATCCAGCTTTGCGCCTGCCGTTACGGAACGCACCATCACCATGAACGCCTCGGAACAGGGAGCATTCTGTTTTTCCGTGGCTCACTGGCAAAACGACGATACCGCGTGGATTCAATTTCTGGACCTTGCGGACAAGACCCCCATCGTGGGCAAAGTCATCCACGCGCAGCGGTGGGGCAAAGGCTGCCGCATGCCGGGGTGCGGCGTGGAATTCACCTCCATGACGGATGCCCAACGCGAACAGCTGGCTGCCGTCCTTGCCGGGGCGCACAGTTTCATCGGTAAATCATATGTGTGA